A window of Xiphophorus hellerii strain 12219 chromosome 7, Xiphophorus_hellerii-4.1, whole genome shotgun sequence contains these coding sequences:
- the LOC116723459 gene encoding myb-like protein V isoform X8: MDMEEETNKQQSDQHVQEDKSKEETESSITDMKEETNKQQSDQSLSTNNGEKTPKSGPAETEEAEKEHQEENNHHDQKTDKQRSVEDMKEETNKQQSDQHVQEDKSKEETESSITDMKEETNKQQSDQPAETEEAEKEHQEEKHVQEDKSKEETESSITDMKEETNKQQSDQSLSTKNGENKPKSGPAETEEPEKEHQEENNHHDQNSDNNPIQSSSEDMKEETNKQQSDQHVQEDKSKEESESSITDMKEETNKQQSDQSLSNENKENKPESKPAETEEPEKEHQEENNHHDQKTDKQSSSEDMKEETNKQQSDQHVQEDKSKEETESSITDMKEETNKQQSDQSLSNENKENKPESKPAETEEPEKEHQEEKHVQEDKSKEETENSLTDMKEETNKQQSDHLTQMESYYKEELKKKDSTIKKIRKELKSLKDRLAQDMAVSIKTGDTESMNDPVSKTRLTEMYDSLKLEKWTGIKDLLKSNKTSPEFTRVLVQKTFKEAAEEMIRKKQQIEETFGSTQSSGGQGNQKVEGYRKLAVHNLQLALYHSNKDLLKSPFPKYEGEKAEDVMVNLRRLTSECYWLGCLIALNNPPLQPDWETQHYMKNSWDIFPQRLKDCDK; this comes from the exons ATGGACATGGAAGAAGAAACCAACAAACAGCAAAGCGATCA ACATGTTCAGGAAGACAAGAGTAAAGAAGAAACTGAAAGCAG taTAACTGACATGAAGGAAGAAACCAACAAACAGCAAAGCGATCA AAGTCTTTCAACCAACAATGGAGAAAAAACACCTAAAAGCGG GCCTGCTGAgacagaggaagcagaaaaagaacatcagGAAGAGaa taATCATCATGACCAAAAGACTGATAAGCAAAGAAg TGTTGAAGACATGAAGGAAGAAACCAACAAACAGCAAAGCGATCA ACATGTTCAGGAAGACAAGAGTAAAGAAGAAACTGAAAGCAG taTAACTGACATGAAGGAAGAAACCAACAAACAGCAAAGCGATCA GCCTGCTGAgacagaggaagcagaaaaagaacatcagGAAGAGaa ACATGTTCAGGAAGACAAGAGTAAAGAAGAAACTGAAAGCAG taTAACTGACATGAAGGAAGAAACCAACAAACAGCAAAGCGATCA AAGTCTTTCAaccaaaaatggagaaaataaaccTAAAAGCGG GCCTGCTGAGACAGAGGAACCAGAAAAAGAACATCAGGAAGAGaa TAATCATCATGACCAAAACAGTGACAATAATCCAATTCAAAGCAG TTCTGAAGACATGAAGGAAGAAACCAACAAACAGCAAAGCGATCA ACATGTTCAGGAAGACAAGAGTAAAGAAGAATCTGAAAGCAG taTAACTGACATGAAGGAAGAAACCAACAAACAGCAAAGCGATCA AAgtctttcaaatgaaaataaagaaaataaacctgAAAGCAA GCCTGCTGAGACAGAGGAACCAGAAAAAGAACATCAGGAAGAGaa TAATCATCATGACCAAAAGACTGATAAGCAAAGCAg TTCTGAAGACATGAAGgaagaaaccaacaaacaaCAAAGCGATCA ACATGTTCAGGAAGACAAGAGTAAAGAAGAAACTGAAAGCAG taTAACTGACATGAAGGAAGAAACCAACAAACAGCAAAGCGATCA AAgtctttcaaatgaaaataaagaaaataaacctgAAAGCAA GCCTGCTGAGACAGAGGAACCAGAAAAAGAACATCAGGAAGAGaa ACATGTTCAGGAAGACAAGAGtaaagaagaaactgaaaacag tttaaccGACATGAAAGAAGAAACCAACAAACAGCAAAGCGATCA TCTGACACAGATGGAATCATATTACAAAGAAGAACTTAAAAAGAAAGA TTCTACTATTAAAAAGATAAGGAAGGAATTGAAATCATTGAAAGACAG aCTGGCACAAGACATGGCTGTTTCAATAAAGACAGGAGACACTGAGAGCATGAATGACCCAGTCAGTAAAACCAGACTGACTGAAATGTATGACAGTCTAAAGCTGGAGAAGTGGACTGGAATCAAAGATCTTCTGAAATCCAATAAAACCAGTCCAGAGTTTACAAGGGTTTTGGTTCAG aaaacctttaaagaagcagcagaagaaatgataagaaaaaagcagcaaatagAGGAGACTTTTGGATCAACTCAGTCCAGCGGTGGGCAGGGAAATCAAAAG GTTGAAGGATACAGAAAGCTGGCAGTTCACAATCTGCAGTTGGCTCTGTACCACAGCAACAAAGATCTTCTGAAG AGTCCCTTTCCTAAGTATGAAGGTGAAAAAGCTGAAGATGTGATGGTGAATCTGAGACGTCTGACCTCGGAGTGCTACTGGCTGGGCTGTTTGATCGCTTTAAACAATCCGCCTCTTCAGCCAGACTGGGAGACTCAGCATTATATGAAAAACTCCTGGGACATTTTCCCTCAAAGACTCAAAGATTGTGATAAATAG
- the LOC116723459 gene encoding SUN domain-containing protein 2-like isoform X15, with protein MDMEEETNKQQSDQHVQEDKSKEETESSITDMKEETNKQQSDQSLSTNNGEKTPKSGPAETEEAEKEHQEENNHHDQKTDKQRSVEDMKEETNKQQSDQSLSTKNGENKPESGPAETEEPEKEHQEENNHHDQNSDNNPIQSSSEDMKEETNKQQSDQHVQEDKSKEESESSITDMKEETNKQQSDQSLSNENKENKPESKPAETEEPEKEHQEENNHHDQKTDKQSSSEDMKEETNKQQSDQHVQEDKSKEETESSITDMKEETNKQQSDQSLSNENKENKPESKPAETEEPEKEHQEEKHVQEDKSKEETENSLTDMKEETNKQQSDHLTQMESYYKEELKKKDSTIKKIRKELKSLKDRLAQDMAVSIKTGDTESMNDPVSKTRLTEMYDSLKLEKWTGIKDLLKSNKTSPEFTRVLVQKTFKEAAEEMIRKKQQIEETFGSTQSSGGQGNQKVEGYRKLAVHNLQLALYHSNKDLLKSPFPKYEGEKAEDVMVNLRRLTSECYWLGCLIALNNPPLQPDWETQHYMKNSWDIFPQRLKDCDK; from the exons ATGGACATGGAAGAAGAAACCAACAAACAGCAAAGCGATCA ACATGTTCAGGAAGACAAGAGTAAAGAAGAAACTGAAAGCAG taTAACTGACATGAAGGAAGAAACCAACAAACAGCAAAGCGATCA AAGTCTTTCAACCAACAATGGAGAAAAAACACCTAAAAGCGG GCCTGCTGAgacagaggaagcagaaaaagaacatcagGAAGAGaa taATCATCATGACCAAAAGACTGATAAGCAAAGAAg TGTTGAAGACATGAAGGAAGAAACCAACAAACAGCAAAGCGATCA AAGTCTTTCAaccaaaaatggagaaaataaaccTGAAAGCGG GCCTGCTGAGACAGAGGAACCAGAAAAAGAACATCAGGAAGAGaa TAATCATCATGACCAAAACAGTGACAATAATCCAATTCAAAGCAG TTCTGAAGACATGAAGGAAGAAACCAACAAACAGCAAAGCGATCA ACATGTTCAGGAAGACAAGAGTAAAGAAGAATCTGAAAGCAG taTAACTGACATGAAGGAAGAAACCAACAAACAGCAAAGCGATCA AAgtctttcaaatgaaaataaagaaaataaacctgAAAGCAA GCCTGCTGAGACAGAGGAACCAGAAAAAGAACATCAGGAAGAGaa TAATCATCATGACCAAAAGACTGATAAGCAAAGCAg TTCTGAAGACATGAAGgaagaaaccaacaaacaaCAAAGCGATCA ACATGTTCAGGAAGACAAGAGTAAAGAAGAAACTGAAAGCAG taTAACTGACATGAAGGAAGAAACCAACAAACAGCAAAGCGATCA AAgtctttcaaatgaaaataaagaaaataaacctgAAAGCAA GCCTGCTGAGACAGAGGAACCAGAAAAAGAACATCAGGAAGAGaa ACATGTTCAGGAAGACAAGAGtaaagaagaaactgaaaacag tttaaccGACATGAAAGAAGAAACCAACAAACAGCAAAGCGATCA TCTGACACAGATGGAATCATATTACAAAGAAGAACTTAAAAAGAAAGA TTCTACTATTAAAAAGATAAGGAAGGAATTGAAATCATTGAAAGACAG aCTGGCACAAGACATGGCTGTTTCAATAAAGACAGGAGACACTGAGAGCATGAATGACCCAGTCAGTAAAACCAGACTGACTGAAATGTATGACAGTCTAAAGCTGGAGAAGTGGACTGGAATCAAAGATCTTCTGAAATCCAATAAAACCAGTCCAGAGTTTACAAGGGTTTTGGTTCAG aaaacctttaaagaagcagcagaagaaatgataagaaaaaagcagcaaatagAGGAGACTTTTGGATCAACTCAGTCCAGCGGTGGGCAGGGAAATCAAAAG GTTGAAGGATACAGAAAGCTGGCAGTTCACAATCTGCAGTTGGCTCTGTACCACAGCAACAAAGATCTTCTGAAG AGTCCCTTTCCTAAGTATGAAGGTGAAAAAGCTGAAGATGTGATGGTGAATCTGAGACGTCTGACCTCGGAGTGCTACTGGCTGGGCTGTTTGATCGCTTTAAACAATCCGCCTCTTCAGCCAGACTGGGAGACTCAGCATTATATGAAAAACTCCTGGGACATTTTCCCTCAAAGACTCAAAGATTGTGATAAATAG
- the LOC116723459 gene encoding trichohyalin-like isoform X10, which translates to MDMEEETNKQQSDQHVQEDKSKEETESSITDMKEETNKQQSDQSLSTNNGEKTPKSGPAETEEAEKEHQEENNHHDQKTDKQRSVEDMKEETNKQQSDQHVQEDKSKEETESSITDMKEETNKQQSDQPAETEEAEKEHQEENNHHDHKSDNNPIQSSSEDMKEETNKQQSDQPAETEEAENKHQEENNHHDQNSDNNPIQSSSEDMKEETNKQQSDQHVQEDKSKEESESSITDMKEETNKQQSDQSLSNENKENKPESKPAETEEPEKEHQEENNHHDQKTDKQSSSEDMKEETNKQQSDQHVQEDKSKEETESSITDMKEETNKQQSDQSLSNENKENKPESKPAETEEPEKEHQEEKHVQEDKSKEETENSLTDMKEETNKQQSDHLTQMESYYKEELKKKDSTIKKIRKELKSLKDRLAQDMAVSIKTGDTESMNDPVSKTRLTEMYDSLKLEKWTGIKDLLKSNKTSPEFTRVLVQKTFKEAAEEMIRKKQQIEETFGSTQSSGGQGNQKVEGYRKLAVHNLQLALYHSNKDLLKSPFPKYEGEKAEDVMVNLRRLTSECYWLGCLIALNNPPLQPDWETQHYMKNSWDIFPQRLKDCDK; encoded by the exons ATGGACATGGAAGAAGAAACCAACAAACAGCAAAGCGATCA ACATGTTCAGGAAGACAAGAGTAAAGAAGAAACTGAAAGCAG taTAACTGACATGAAGGAAGAAACCAACAAACAGCAAAGCGATCA AAGTCTTTCAACCAACAATGGAGAAAAAACACCTAAAAGCGG GCCTGCTGAgacagaggaagcagaaaaagaacatcagGAAGAGaa taATCATCATGACCAAAAGACTGATAAGCAAAGAAg TGTTGAAGACATGAAGGAAGAAACCAACAAACAGCAAAGCGATCA ACATGTTCAGGAAGACAAGAGTAAAGAAGAAACTGAAAGCAG taTAACTGACATGAAGGAAGAAACCAACAAACAGCAAAGCGATCA GCCTGCTGAgacagaggaagcagaaaaagaacatcagGAAGAGaa TAATCATCATGACCACAAAAGTGACAACAATCCAATTCAAAGCAG TTCTGAAGACATGAAGGAAGAAACCAACAAACAGCAAAGCGATCA GCCTGCTGAgacagaggaagcagaaaataaacatcaggaagagaa TAATCATCATGACCAAAACAGTGACAATAATCCAATTCAAAGCAG TTCTGAAGACATGAAGGAAGAAACCAACAAACAGCAAAGCGATCA ACATGTTCAGGAAGACAAGAGTAAAGAAGAATCTGAAAGCAG taTAACTGACATGAAGGAAGAAACCAACAAACAGCAAAGCGATCA AAgtctttcaaatgaaaataaagaaaataaacctgAAAGCAA GCCTGCTGAGACAGAGGAACCAGAAAAAGAACATCAGGAAGAGaa TAATCATCATGACCAAAAGACTGATAAGCAAAGCAg TTCTGAAGACATGAAGgaagaaaccaacaaacaaCAAAGCGATCA ACATGTTCAGGAAGACAAGAGTAAAGAAGAAACTGAAAGCAG taTAACTGACATGAAGGAAGAAACCAACAAACAGCAAAGCGATCA AAgtctttcaaatgaaaataaagaaaataaacctgAAAGCAA GCCTGCTGAGACAGAGGAACCAGAAAAAGAACATCAGGAAGAGaa ACATGTTCAGGAAGACAAGAGtaaagaagaaactgaaaacag tttaaccGACATGAAAGAAGAAACCAACAAACAGCAAAGCGATCA TCTGACACAGATGGAATCATATTACAAAGAAGAACTTAAAAAGAAAGA TTCTACTATTAAAAAGATAAGGAAGGAATTGAAATCATTGAAAGACAG aCTGGCACAAGACATGGCTGTTTCAATAAAGACAGGAGACACTGAGAGCATGAATGACCCAGTCAGTAAAACCAGACTGACTGAAATGTATGACAGTCTAAAGCTGGAGAAGTGGACTGGAATCAAAGATCTTCTGAAATCCAATAAAACCAGTCCAGAGTTTACAAGGGTTTTGGTTCAG aaaacctttaaagaagcagcagaagaaatgataagaaaaaagcagcaaatagAGGAGACTTTTGGATCAACTCAGTCCAGCGGTGGGCAGGGAAATCAAAAG GTTGAAGGATACAGAAAGCTGGCAGTTCACAATCTGCAGTTGGCTCTGTACCACAGCAACAAAGATCTTCTGAAG AGTCCCTTTCCTAAGTATGAAGGTGAAAAAGCTGAAGATGTGATGGTGAATCTGAGACGTCTGACCTCGGAGTGCTACTGGCTGGGCTGTTTGATCGCTTTAAACAATCCGCCTCTTCAGCCAGACTGGGAGACTCAGCATTATATGAAAAACTCCTGGGACATTTTCCCTCAAAGACTCAAAGATTGTGATAAATAG
- the LOC116723459 gene encoding gelsolin-related protein of 125 kDa-like isoform X13, with the protein MDMEEETNKQQSDQHVQEDKSKEETESSITDMKEETNKQQSDQSLSTNNGEKTPKSGPAETEEAEKEHQEENNHHDQKTDKQRSVEDMKEETNKQQSDQHVQEDKSKEETESSITDMKEETNKQQSDQSLSTKNGENKPESGPAETEEPEKEHQEENNHHDQNSDNNPIQSSSEDMKEETNKQQSDQHVQEDKSKEESESSITDMKEETNKQQSDQSLSNENKENKPESKPAETEEPEKEHQEENNHHDQKTDKQSSSEDMKEETNKQQSDQHVQEDKSKEETESSITDMKEETNKQQSDQSLSNENKENKPESKPAETEEPEKEHQEEKHVQEDKSKEETENSLTDMKEETNKQQSDHLTQMESYYKEELKKKDSTIKKIRKELKSLKDRLAQDMAVSIKTGDTESMNDPVSKTRLTEMYDSLKLEKWTGIKDLLKSNKTSPEFTRVLVQKTFKEAAEEMIRKKQQIEETFGSTQSSGGQGNQKVEGYRKLAVHNLQLALYHSNKDLLKSPFPKYEGEKAEDVMVNLRRLTSECYWLGCLIALNNPPLQPDWETQHYMKNSWDIFPQRLKDCDK; encoded by the exons ATGGACATGGAAGAAGAAACCAACAAACAGCAAAGCGATCA ACATGTTCAGGAAGACAAGAGTAAAGAAGAAACTGAAAGCAG taTAACTGACATGAAGGAAGAAACCAACAAACAGCAAAGCGATCA AAGTCTTTCAACCAACAATGGAGAAAAAACACCTAAAAGCGG GCCTGCTGAgacagaggaagcagaaaaagaacatcagGAAGAGaa taATCATCATGACCAAAAGACTGATAAGCAAAGAAg TGTTGAAGACATGAAGGAAGAAACCAACAAACAGCAAAGCGATCA ACATGTTCAGGAAGACAAGAGTAAAGAAGAAACTGAAAGCAG taTAACTGACATGAAGGAAGAAACCAACAAACAGCAAAGCGATCA AAGTCTTTCAaccaaaaatggagaaaataaaccTGAAAGCGG GCCTGCTGAGACAGAGGAACCAGAAAAAGAACATCAGGAAGAGaa TAATCATCATGACCAAAACAGTGACAATAATCCAATTCAAAGCAG TTCTGAAGACATGAAGGAAGAAACCAACAAACAGCAAAGCGATCA ACATGTTCAGGAAGACAAGAGTAAAGAAGAATCTGAAAGCAG taTAACTGACATGAAGGAAGAAACCAACAAACAGCAAAGCGATCA AAgtctttcaaatgaaaataaagaaaataaacctgAAAGCAA GCCTGCTGAGACAGAGGAACCAGAAAAAGAACATCAGGAAGAGaa TAATCATCATGACCAAAAGACTGATAAGCAAAGCAg TTCTGAAGACATGAAGgaagaaaccaacaaacaaCAAAGCGATCA ACATGTTCAGGAAGACAAGAGTAAAGAAGAAACTGAAAGCAG taTAACTGACATGAAGGAAGAAACCAACAAACAGCAAAGCGATCA AAgtctttcaaatgaaaataaagaaaataaacctgAAAGCAA GCCTGCTGAGACAGAGGAACCAGAAAAAGAACATCAGGAAGAGaa ACATGTTCAGGAAGACAAGAGtaaagaagaaactgaaaacag tttaaccGACATGAAAGAAGAAACCAACAAACAGCAAAGCGATCA TCTGACACAGATGGAATCATATTACAAAGAAGAACTTAAAAAGAAAGA TTCTACTATTAAAAAGATAAGGAAGGAATTGAAATCATTGAAAGACAG aCTGGCACAAGACATGGCTGTTTCAATAAAGACAGGAGACACTGAGAGCATGAATGACCCAGTCAGTAAAACCAGACTGACTGAAATGTATGACAGTCTAAAGCTGGAGAAGTGGACTGGAATCAAAGATCTTCTGAAATCCAATAAAACCAGTCCAGAGTTTACAAGGGTTTTGGTTCAG aaaacctttaaagaagcagcagaagaaatgataagaaaaaagcagcaaatagAGGAGACTTTTGGATCAACTCAGTCCAGCGGTGGGCAGGGAAATCAAAAG GTTGAAGGATACAGAAAGCTGGCAGTTCACAATCTGCAGTTGGCTCTGTACCACAGCAACAAAGATCTTCTGAAG AGTCCCTTTCCTAAGTATGAAGGTGAAAAAGCTGAAGATGTGATGGTGAATCTGAGACGTCTGACCTCGGAGTGCTACTGGCTGGGCTGTTTGATCGCTTTAAACAATCCGCCTCTTCAGCCAGACTGGGAGACTCAGCATTATATGAAAAACTCCTGGGACATTTTCCCTCAAAGACTCAAAGATTGTGATAAATAG
- the LOC116723459 gene encoding myb-like protein V isoform X4: MDMEEETNKQQSDQHVQEDKSKEETESSITDMKEETNKQQSDQSLSTNNGEKTPKSGPAETEEAEKEHQEEKHVQEDKSKEETESSITDMKEETNKQQSDQPAETEEAENKHQEEKHVQEDKSKEETESSITDMKEETNKQQSDQPAETEEAEKEHQEENNHHDQKTDKQSSSEDMKEETNKQQSDQSLSTNNGENKPKSGPAETEEPEKEHQEENNHHDQNSDNNPIQSSSEDMKEETNKQQSDQHVQEDKSKEESESSITDMKEETNKQQSDQSLSNENKENKPESKPAETEEPEKEHQEENNHHDQKTDKQSSSEDMKEETNKQQSDQHVQEDKSKEETESSITDMKEETNKQQSDQSLSNENKENKPESKPAETEEPEKEHQEEKHVQEDKSKEETENSLTDMKEETNKQQSDHLTQMESYYKEELKKKDSTIKKIRKELKSLKDRLAQDMAVSIKTGDTESMNDPVSKTRLTEMYDSLKLEKWTGIKDLLKSNKTSPEFTRVLVQKTFKEAAEEMIRKKQQIEETFGSTQSSGGQGNQKVEGYRKLAVHNLQLALYHSNKDLLKSPFPKYEGEKAEDVMVNLRRLTSECYWLGCLIALNNPPLQPDWETQHYMKNSWDIFPQRLKDCDK; encoded by the exons ATGGACATGGAAGAAGAAACCAACAAACAGCAAAGCGATCA ACATGTTCAGGAAGACAAGAGTAAAGAAGAAACTGAAAGCAG taTAACTGACATGAAGGAAGAAACCAACAAACAGCAAAGCGATCA AAGTCTTTCAACCAACAATGGAGAAAAAACACCTAAAAGCGG GCCTGCTGAgacagaggaagcagaaaaagaacatcagGAAGAGaa ACATGTTCAGGAAGACAAGAGTAAAGAAGAAACTGAAAGCAG taTAACTGACATGAAGGAAGAAACCAACAAACAGCAAAGCGATCA GCCTGCTGAgacagaggaagcagaaaataaacatcaggaagagaa ACATGTTCAGGAAGACAAGAGTAAAGAAGAAACTGAAAGCAG taTAACTGACATGAAGGAAGAAACCAACAAACAGCAAAGCGATCA GCCTGCTGAgacagaggaagcagaaaaagaacatcagGAAGAGAa TAATCATCATGACCAAAAGACTGATAAGCAAAGCAG TTCTGAAGACATGAAGGAAGAAACCAACAAACAGCAAAGCGATCA AAGTCTTTCAACCaacaatggagaaaataaacCTAAAAGCGG GCCTGCTGAGACAGAGGAACCAGAAAAAGAACATCAGGAAGAGaa TAATCATCATGACCAAAACAGTGACAATAATCCAATTCAAAGCAG TTCTGAAGACATGAAGGAAGAAACCAACAAACAGCAAAGCGATCA ACATGTTCAGGAAGACAAGAGTAAAGAAGAATCTGAAAGCAG taTAACTGACATGAAGGAAGAAACCAACAAACAGCAAAGCGATCA AAgtctttcaaatgaaaataaagaaaataaacctgAAAGCAA GCCTGCTGAGACAGAGGAACCAGAAAAAGAACATCAGGAAGAGaa TAATCATCATGACCAAAAGACTGATAAGCAAAGCAg TTCTGAAGACATGAAGgaagaaaccaacaaacaaCAAAGCGATCA ACATGTTCAGGAAGACAAGAGTAAAGAAGAAACTGAAAGCAG taTAACTGACATGAAGGAAGAAACCAACAAACAGCAAAGCGATCA AAgtctttcaaatgaaaataaagaaaataaacctgAAAGCAA GCCTGCTGAGACAGAGGAACCAGAAAAAGAACATCAGGAAGAGaa ACATGTTCAGGAAGACAAGAGtaaagaagaaactgaaaacag tttaaccGACATGAAAGAAGAAACCAACAAACAGCAAAGCGATCA TCTGACACAGATGGAATCATATTACAAAGAAGAACTTAAAAAGAAAGA TTCTACTATTAAAAAGATAAGGAAGGAATTGAAATCATTGAAAGACAG aCTGGCACAAGACATGGCTGTTTCAATAAAGACAGGAGACACTGAGAGCATGAATGACCCAGTCAGTAAAACCAGACTGACTGAAATGTATGACAGTCTAAAGCTGGAGAAGTGGACTGGAATCAAAGATCTTCTGAAATCCAATAAAACCAGTCCAGAGTTTACAAGGGTTTTGGTTCAG aaaacctttaaagaagcagcagaagaaatgataagaaaaaagcagcaaatagAGGAGACTTTTGGATCAACTCAGTCCAGCGGTGGGCAGGGAAATCAAAAG GTTGAAGGATACAGAAAGCTGGCAGTTCACAATCTGCAGTTGGCTCTGTACCACAGCAACAAAGATCTTCTGAAG AGTCCCTTTCCTAAGTATGAAGGTGAAAAAGCTGAAGATGTGATGGTGAATCTGAGACGTCTGACCTCGGAGTGCTACTGGCTGGGCTGTTTGATCGCTTTAAACAATCCGCCTCTTCAGCCAGACTGGGAGACTCAGCATTATATGAAAAACTCCTGGGACATTTTCCCTCAAAGACTCAAAGATTGTGATAAATAG